A section of the Cryobacterium soli genome encodes:
- a CDS encoding DUF1684 domain-containing protein yields MSSSIGALQIADWRRRVFGLYGGVRQLSVRKPSAGHELWRSGRDELFAGHPASPLLPDDRAAFTGLTIAAYDPDWRFEVEVHRTEEPLRIKVETGTDGIVPFDLVGTVRLPYIGSLDVWRLASYGGGLFLPLKDGLAGKSGGTYGGGRYLLDTIKGADLGPGVGDDSLILDFNFAYNPSCAYDPMWACPLPQAGNIVTVDIPVGELYTSRG; encoded by the coding sequence ATGAGTTCATCCATCGGAGCCCTGCAGATCGCCGACTGGCGCCGCCGCGTCTTCGGGCTCTACGGAGGGGTGCGCCAGCTCAGCGTGCGCAAGCCCTCGGCCGGCCACGAACTCTGGCGCTCCGGCCGTGACGAACTCTTCGCCGGGCATCCGGCCTCGCCACTGCTGCCCGACGACCGCGCCGCGTTCACGGGCCTCACCATCGCCGCCTACGACCCCGACTGGCGGTTCGAGGTCGAGGTGCATCGCACCGAGGAACCGCTGCGCATCAAGGTGGAGACCGGCACCGACGGCATCGTGCCGTTCGACCTGGTGGGCACCGTGCGGCTGCCCTACATAGGCTCCCTCGACGTCTGGCGGCTCGCCAGCTACGGCGGCGGCCTGTTCCTGCCGCTCAAGGACGGCCTCGCGGGCAAGTCCGGCGGAACCTACGGCGGCGGCCGCTACCTGCTCGACACCATCAAGGGCGCCGACCTCGGCCCCGGCGTCGGCGACGACAGCCTGATCCTCGACTTCAACTTCGCCTACAACCCGTCCTGCGCGTACGACCCGATGTGGGCGTGCCCGCTGCCGCAGGCGGGCAACATCGTCACCGTCGACATTCCGGTCGGCGAGCTCTACACCTCGAGGGGCTAG
- a CDS encoding EVE domain-containing protein: protein MAIRYWLGVVQQEYVLRSVAMGLAQVNFAARELLEDMNESDGLVYYSPKTQFEGDRLREFTAIGYVSDDAVVQVGVSGSEYRPWRRKVAYDADAEPASIRPLLKVLDLTRGDPNWGLKLRRGLLEISRHDFELIRAQMRRPSADDRRR, encoded by the coding sequence GTGGCGATTCGGTATTGGCTCGGTGTGGTGCAGCAGGAGTATGTGCTGCGCAGTGTCGCCATGGGCCTGGCCCAGGTGAACTTCGCCGCCCGCGAACTGCTCGAAGACATGAACGAGTCCGACGGGCTGGTCTATTACTCGCCGAAGACCCAGTTCGAGGGCGACCGGCTGCGCGAGTTCACCGCCATCGGCTACGTGAGCGACGACGCGGTGGTGCAGGTGGGCGTCTCCGGCAGCGAGTACCGGCCCTGGCGCCGCAAGGTGGCCTACGACGCGGATGCCGAGCCCGCGTCGATCCGGCCCCTGCTCAAGGTGCTCGACCTCACCCGGGGCGACCCGAACTGGGGTCTGAAGCTCCGCCGCGGCCTGTTGGAGATCAGCCGGCACGACTTCGAGCTCATCCGCGCCCAGATGCGCCGCCCCAGCGCAGACGACCGCCGCCGCTAG
- a CDS encoding 2-phosphosulfolactate phosphatase, giving the protein MSDAQPQIKYQVRFDWGLAGFQALAAEADVVVLADELPPVDAAHGFPTPVTSHTVIVAGLATSALVADWALARQTEKGDRFSVAVIAVGERRADGSIRFAMEDQLAAGAVIDALAERGIDHCSPEAAAAAASFTGLKRAVKHLVKASETGQALAAAEATAATDLPVATATPAVTVVTDFVFPA; this is encoded by the coding sequence GTGAGCGACGCCCAGCCCCAGATCAAGTACCAGGTCCGATTCGACTGGGGTCTCGCGGGCTTCCAGGCCCTCGCCGCCGAGGCCGACGTGGTCGTGCTCGCCGACGAATTGCCTCCGGTGGATGCCGCGCACGGCTTCCCCACCCCGGTCACGTCCCACACCGTGATTGTGGCCGGGCTGGCTACGAGCGCCCTCGTGGCCGACTGGGCCTTGGCCCGCCAGACCGAGAAGGGCGACCGCTTCTCCGTGGCCGTCATCGCCGTGGGGGAGCGCCGAGCCGACGGCAGCATCCGTTTCGCCATGGAGGACCAGCTAGCCGCCGGCGCCGTGATCGACGCCCTCGCCGAACGCGGCATCGACCATTGCTCCCCGGAGGCCGCGGCCGCCGCGGCGAGTTTCACAGGGCTCAAACGCGCCGTGAAGCACCTCGTGAAGGCGTCCGAGACCGGGCAGGCCCTCGCCGCCGCCGAGGCCACGGCCGCTACGGATCTCCCCGTCGCGACGGCCACTCCCGCCGTCACCGTCGTCACCGACTTCGTCTTCCCCGCCTGA
- a CDS encoding DUF427 domain-containing protein has product MKAVLNGTVVAEAPENELIKIEGNWYFPPSSVKDEFLAPTDTPYTCSWKGECQYFTVTDGVSTVVDGAFSYPTPTPSSFDRVGQDYSGYVAFWKDLKVVE; this is encoded by the coding sequence ATGAAGGCAGTACTCAACGGCACGGTCGTGGCCGAAGCACCCGAGAACGAACTCATCAAGATCGAGGGCAACTGGTACTTCCCGCCGTCGAGCGTCAAGGACGAGTTCCTGGCGCCGACCGACACGCCGTACACCTGCTCCTGGAAGGGTGAGTGCCAGTATTTCACCGTGACCGACGGTGTCTCCACGGTGGTCGATGGCGCGTTCAGCTACCCCACGCCCACGCCGAGCTCGTTCGACCGGGTCGGCCAGGACTACAGTGGCTACGTCGCCTTCTGGAAAGACCTCAAGGTCGTCGAGTAG